Within Selenomonas ruminantium subsp. lactilytica TAM6421, the genomic segment GTATTATGTACTACGGCTTTTTCGATAACGTCGTTGATACGTCCGTCAACCATAGTCATCTTGTTTTCCGCATAGCCACGGTATAAAGCAAAGAAAAAACGCAAGCACGGGGTTCGATTCCCCGATACGGTGCTCCTTGGGCGAGTAGCGAAGTGGTTAAACGCAGCAGACTGTAAATCTGCTCCTTCGGGTTCGGTGGTTCAAATCCACCCTCTCCCACCATATCATCAGAGTGCGACTCCTTTCAAATCCCTTTGGATATGTCTGATGTGTCTGCGCTGCATTAGATAATTCTTTCTTCATCCCCTATGAAGTTTCTTATCAGCACTCTGGCCAGAATGAATTACATACCGACAGTGCCGTGTTAACCAATGGTTTACTGATGTCGTAACAACTGTTGGAATGTATTCAGATAGACTAGAGCCTGTCAACAATTTGGTGAAGAACTCTTACATACTACAATGAGTTGGCATGGTTCAAATCAAAAAAATGGAATATCTGTAGTCGCATGAACAACCCGTCAGGGGTGCGTGGTGAATGTTGCAGATGTTCCGAAGTCTAGCTAGACAAAACTACCTAACTTATTTACGGCTATCTCCAACCGGCAGACCTCTTTGGATGAGTTGAGGCGAGGCAAATCGAGAGTCCTGAACATGACATAACTGTTCCGACAAGGGCCAGTCGTTAAAAACCAGCGGGGAGACCAACCAATACTCTCCCTGCTTATCATGGGCTGGACGAGGCGAAAGTCTTTGACGGCTCTTTTTTTATAATTTGCTGACAGGAGGTTTTTCTTTTGGAATCAGTCACCCTGAAAGGTTGTAAGGTTCATTATGACCCAAAGAACATCAGCAAAGAAGCGGCACTCGAACAGGCAAATAGCCGAATCGAAGAATTAAGAAAGACAGGAGCGAAGCTGAAAAGTTTCACAGCATTCACCCCGCACAAGGGTGAGGAATGGTACGAGCAACTCCGCAAAGTCAGAAAGGAATTGAGCAATGGAAAAATTCGCAGCTGAAAACATTATGCACCTTCTGATGGAGGCTACTCAGCGTAGCATCAAAAAAACCATCAATGAAGCAGCCAGGGCTGGACTGCCGAAAGGGCAGGTGGAGCGGCTGGCTCAACTCGAAATGGCGGAACACAGGGGACTTATCGACGAAATGCACGAATTGGTCAAGAACCCGCGTGGCTTTGAGGTGGCACACGGCTTTGAAGATAAGGGCGTGAAGCTGCCGAAAAGGGCGACCATCCTGTCAGCTGGCTATGATTTCAGAGCATTGTCCGATGTGACGATTGAACCTCACAAAACAGCCAAGGTAGAAACAGGCGTAAAGGCTTATATGATGGGCGACGAGGCACTTATGCTTTATCCACGTTCCAGCATGGGCATTAAGCGCGGGATCAACCTTGCAAACGGCGTAGCGGTAATCGATGCCGACTATTACAACAACAAGGACAACGATGGCCATATCATCATTTGTCTTTATAATATGACGGACAACCCACAGGTCATCAAGGCCGGGGAGCGTATCGCGCAGGGCGTTTTCACGAAATACCA encodes:
- a CDS encoding deoxyuridine 5'-triphosphate nucleotidohydrolase yields the protein MEKFAAENIMHLLMEATQRSIKKTINEAARAGLPKGQVERLAQLEMAEHRGLIDEMHELVKNPRGFEVAHGFEDKGVKLPKRATILSAGYDFRALSDVTIEPHKTAKVETGVKAYMMGDEALMLYPRSSMGIKRGINLANGVAVIDADYYNNKDNDGHIIICLYNMTDNPQVIKAGERIAQGVFTKYHTAGDIPCNIRTGGTGSTDA